From a region of the Gordonia sp. PP30 genome:
- the dxr gene encoding 1-deoxy-D-xylulose-5-phosphate reductoisomerase — protein sequence MTGVTTRVLILGSTGSIGTQALEVIAEHPELFEVAGLGAGGGNPDLLARQAAETGTPAGRIAVADADAAGAVGDRLGGRVLGGGDAMVRLIEEVEADVVLNGVVGSIGLRPSLAALRTGARLALANKESLVAGGHLVLDAAAPGQIVPVDSEHSAIAQCLRGGAADEVDRLVLTASGGPFRGWTAEQLADVTPEQAGRHPTWSMGPMITLNSATLVNKALEVIEAHLLFGVPYDRIDVTVHPQSIVHSMVTFIDGATIAKASPPSMKLPIALALGWPHRVPGSSAACDFSTASQWTFEPVDDDVFPAIRVAREAGEAGGCLTAIYNAANEVAAAGFFAGALGFRDIVTVIAEVLAQADGWTAPPGTVEDVLAADRWARERAAALVAARRS from the coding sequence ATGACCGGTGTGACCACGCGTGTGTTGATTCTCGGCTCGACCGGCTCCATCGGTACCCAGGCGCTGGAGGTGATCGCCGAACACCCCGAACTCTTCGAGGTGGCCGGCCTGGGCGCCGGGGGCGGAAACCCGGATCTGCTGGCGCGGCAGGCGGCGGAGACGGGGACGCCCGCCGGGCGGATCGCGGTGGCCGACGCCGACGCGGCCGGGGCGGTCGGGGACCGGCTCGGCGGCCGGGTGCTCGGCGGCGGCGACGCCATGGTGCGGCTCATCGAGGAGGTCGAGGCCGACGTCGTCCTCAACGGAGTCGTCGGATCGATCGGCCTGCGGCCGTCGCTCGCCGCCCTGCGCACCGGCGCACGACTGGCCCTGGCGAACAAGGAATCCCTGGTCGCCGGGGGACACCTGGTGCTCGACGCCGCCGCACCCGGACAGATCGTGCCGGTCGACTCCGAGCACTCGGCGATCGCGCAGTGCCTGCGCGGCGGTGCCGCCGACGAGGTGGACCGGCTGGTGCTGACGGCCTCGGGCGGCCCGTTCCGCGGCTGGACCGCCGAGCAGCTCGCCGACGTCACACCGGAGCAGGCCGGCCGCCATCCCACCTGGTCGATGGGGCCGATGATCACCCTCAACTCGGCGACCCTGGTGAACAAGGCGCTCGAGGTGATCGAGGCGCACCTGCTGTTCGGCGTCCCGTACGACCGGATCGACGTCACCGTGCACCCGCAGTCGATCGTGCACTCGATGGTCACCTTCATCGACGGCGCGACCATCGCCAAGGCCTCGCCGCCGTCGATGAAGCTGCCGATCGCCCTCGCGCTGGGCTGGCCGCACCGGGTGCCCGGGTCGTCGGCCGCCTGCGACTTCTCCACCGCGTCGCAGTGGACTTTCGAGCCGGTCGACGACGACGTGTTCCCGGCCATCCGGGTGGCCCGGGAGGCGGGGGAGGCCGGTGGCTGCCTGACCGCGATCTACAACGCCGCCAACGAGGTGGCCGCCGCGGGCTTCTTCGCCGGGGCCCTCGGATTCCGGGACATCGTGACGGTGATCGCCGAGGTGCTCGCGCAGGCGGACGGGTGGACGGCGCCGCCGGGTACTGTGGAGGACGTGCTGGCCGCCGACCGGTGGGCGCGGGAACGCGCCGCCGCGCTGGTCGCGGCCCGTCGCAGCTGA
- a CDS encoding zinc-binding alcohol dehydrogenase family protein: protein MKAAIVTAPAHDPVAGEFDEPVPADGRSIVELVGAGIHNIVRMRASGDHYSSTGSWPLVPGIDAVARTADGTLVYTGMAPAPWGTMAERISVPDDFCVALPDGVDPLAVAAGCNPGLASWIPLSTRRTAVAATGRTLGTVLILGATGMSGGLAVDNARALGAERVVAVGRNADVLDRLAGEHGDAIATVALTGTDEDSDAIRNSLDGHAPSIVVDFLWGPVAERTFVAVAPLAEATEVSHVEVGTMAGADARVPGALLRSRRYTLSGSGLGSVDHEVLMDGLAGFIEQVAAGTVRVPYTVYPLSRIGEAWADRGPERVVVVPD, encoded by the coding sequence GTGAAGGCAGCCATCGTCACCGCACCCGCACACGACCCCGTCGCCGGGGAGTTCGACGAGCCGGTTCCGGCCGACGGCCGGAGCATCGTCGAGCTGGTCGGCGCCGGGATCCACAACATCGTCCGGATGCGGGCATCCGGCGATCACTACAGTTCCACCGGCAGCTGGCCGCTGGTCCCCGGGATCGACGCGGTGGCGCGCACGGCCGACGGCACGCTGGTCTACACCGGCATGGCGCCCGCGCCCTGGGGCACGATGGCCGAGCGGATCTCGGTGCCGGACGACTTCTGCGTCGCGCTCCCCGACGGCGTGGATCCGCTCGCCGTCGCCGCCGGCTGCAATCCCGGACTGGCATCGTGGATCCCGCTGAGCACGCGGCGCACCGCGGTCGCGGCGACGGGCCGGACTCTCGGCACCGTGCTGATCCTCGGCGCCACCGGCATGTCGGGCGGCCTCGCCGTCGACAACGCGCGGGCGCTCGGCGCCGAGCGCGTGGTCGCGGTCGGCCGCAACGCCGACGTCCTCGACCGGCTGGCCGGCGAACACGGCGACGCGATCGCCACCGTGGCCCTGACCGGCACCGACGAAGATTCCGATGCCATCCGGAACTCCCTCGACGGGCACGCGCCGAGCATCGTCGTCGACTTCCTGTGGGGGCCGGTCGCCGAGCGGACGTTCGTCGCCGTCGCCCCGCTCGCTGAGGCGACCGAGGTGTCGCACGTCGAGGTCGGCACGATGGCCGGCGCCGACGCCCGCGTGCCCGGCGCGCTGCTGCGCAGCCGCCGCTACACCCTGAGCGGCAGCGGCCTGGGCAGCGTCGACCACGAGGTGCTGATGGACGGCCTGGCCGGCTTCATCGAGCAGGTCGCCGCCGGCACCGTCCGCGTCCCGTATACGGTCTATCCCCTGTCCCGCATCGGCGAGGCCTGGGCCGACCGCGGTCCGGAGCGCGTCGTGGTCGTGCCGGATTGA
- a CDS encoding iron-containing alcohol dehydrogenase, with the protein MPTLIALPRILRIGANALAELPAVLTDTGCRRPLIVTDAFLTSTGAVARVVELLAEAGIDCTVFDDVVPDPTTESLGPAIARLRASGCDGVIGFGGGSSLDTAKAVALLATTERPLRDFKAPAQTDEPLLPIVAIPTTAGSGSEATRFTVVTDSQSGEKMLCPGLAFLPIAAVVDYTLTMTMPARLTADTGIDALTHAVEAYVSAQANSFSDGLALAAIATIGRYLRRAYADGSDAEAREHMMLASTQAGIAFSNSSVALVHGMSRPLGAHFHISHGLSNAMLFPAVAEFSLGGATARYADCARAYGAADAADSDLAAAGKFVEELRRLNQDLAVPAPHELGIAPDDWTRLLSTMSEQALASGSPQNNPVVPSADQICAIYRAIY; encoded by the coding sequence ATGCCCACTCTCATCGCCCTGCCCCGAATCCTGCGGATCGGTGCCAACGCGCTCGCTGAGCTGCCCGCAGTGTTGACCGACACCGGATGTCGTCGGCCGCTGATCGTCACCGACGCGTTCCTGACCTCGACCGGCGCCGTGGCGAGGGTCGTCGAACTCCTCGCCGAGGCCGGCATCGACTGCACCGTCTTCGACGATGTGGTGCCTGATCCCACCACCGAATCGCTCGGCCCGGCGATCGCCCGTTTGCGCGCGAGTGGTTGCGACGGGGTGATCGGATTCGGTGGCGGCAGTTCGCTCGACACCGCGAAAGCCGTCGCACTGCTGGCGACTACGGAGCGTCCGCTCCGGGACTTCAAGGCCCCGGCGCAGACCGACGAGCCGCTGCTGCCGATTGTCGCGATTCCGACGACGGCGGGAAGCGGTTCGGAAGCGACACGTTTCACGGTGGTCACCGATTCGCAGTCCGGCGAGAAAATGCTCTGCCCCGGCCTGGCCTTCCTGCCGATCGCCGCGGTGGTCGACTACACGCTCACCATGACGATGCCCGCCCGGCTGACCGCTGACACCGGTATCGACGCGTTGACGCACGCCGTCGAGGCGTACGTGAGTGCCCAGGCCAACTCCTTTTCCGACGGGCTCGCGCTGGCCGCGATCGCCACGATAGGCCGGTACTTAAGGCGCGCGTACGCGGACGGTTCCGATGCGGAAGCACGCGAGCACATGATGCTGGCGTCGACGCAGGCCGGAATCGCCTTCTCCAACTCCAGTGTCGCGTTGGTGCACGGCATGAGCCGCCCACTCGGCGCGCACTTCCACATCAGTCACGGGCTCTCCAATGCGATGCTCTTCCCGGCGGTCGCCGAGTTCTCACTCGGAGGCGCGACCGCGCGCTACGCCGACTGCGCCCGCGCCTACGGTGCCGCCGACGCTGCGGATTCGGATCTCGCTGCGGCCGGGAAGTTCGTCGAGGAACTCCGTCGCCTCAATCAAGACCTCGCGGTTCCGGCTCCGCACGAGCTGGGCATCGCCCCGGATGATTGGACGCGACTCCTGTCGACCATGTCCGAGCAGGCGCTCGCCTCGGGAAGTCCGCAGAACAATCCCGTCGTACCCAGCGCGGACCAAATCTGTGCGATCTATCGCGCCATCTACTGA
- the ispG gene encoding flavodoxin-dependent (E)-4-hydroxy-3-methylbut-2-enyl-diphosphate synthase has translation MSDPIGLGIPVPPPVLAPRRKTRQLKVGKVGVGSDSPISVQSMCTTKTHDVNATLQQIAQLTASGCDIVRVACPRQEDADALAEIARHSQIPVIADIHFQPKYIFAAIDAGCAAVRVNPGNIKEFDGRVKEVAKAAGEAGIPIRIGVNAGSLDPRLLKKYGKATPEALVESALWEASLFEEHGFGDIKISVKHNDPVIMVEAYRQLAAQCDYPLHLGVTEAGPSFQGTIKSAVAFGALLSDGIGDTIRVSLSAPPAEEIKVGDAILQSLNLRPRKLEIVSCPSCGRAQVDVYKLANEVTAGLEGMEVPLRVAVMGCVVNGPGEAREADLGVASGNGKGQIFVKGEVIKTVPEALIVETLIEEAMRIAEETGETGSGAPVVTVS, from the coding sequence ATGAGTGATCCGATCGGACTCGGCATCCCCGTCCCGCCGCCGGTGCTGGCGCCGCGGCGGAAGACCCGCCAGCTGAAGGTGGGCAAGGTGGGCGTCGGCAGCGACTCGCCGATCTCCGTGCAGTCGATGTGCACCACCAAGACGCACGACGTCAACGCGACACTGCAGCAGATCGCGCAGCTCACCGCCTCGGGCTGCGACATCGTCCGGGTGGCCTGCCCGCGGCAGGAGGATGCCGATGCGCTCGCCGAGATCGCCCGGCATTCGCAGATCCCGGTGATCGCCGACATCCACTTCCAGCCCAAGTACATCTTCGCCGCGATCGACGCCGGCTGCGCCGCGGTCCGCGTGAACCCCGGTAACATCAAGGAGTTCGACGGCCGCGTCAAGGAGGTCGCCAAGGCGGCCGGCGAGGCCGGTATCCCGATCCGCATCGGCGTGAACGCGGGTTCCCTGGATCCGCGCCTGCTCAAGAAGTACGGCAAGGCCACCCCGGAGGCGCTCGTCGAGTCGGCGCTGTGGGAGGCGAGCCTGTTCGAGGAGCACGGCTTCGGCGACATCAAGATCTCGGTCAAGCACAACGACCCGGTGATCATGGTCGAGGCGTACCGGCAGCTGGCCGCCCAGTGCGACTACCCGCTGCATCTCGGCGTCACCGAGGCCGGGCCGTCGTTCCAGGGGACCATCAAGTCGGCGGTGGCATTCGGCGCGCTGCTGTCGGATGGCATCGGCGACACCATCCGCGTCTCGCTGTCGGCGCCGCCGGCCGAGGAGATCAAGGTCGGCGATGCGATCCTGCAGTCGCTCAACCTGCGTCCCCGCAAACTCGAGATCGTCTCGTGCCCGTCGTGCGGCCGCGCCCAGGTGGACGTCTACAAGCTGGCCAACGAGGTGACCGCCGGCCTGGAGGGCATGGAGGTGCCACTGCGGGTGGCGGTGATGGGCTGCGTGGTCAACGGTCCCGGTGAGGCCCGCGAGGCCGACCTCGGCGTGGCTTCCGGCAACGGCAAGGGCCAGATCTTCGTCAAGGGCGAGGTGATCAAGACCGTGCCCGAGGCGCTGATCGTGGAGACCTTGATCGAAGAAGCGATGCGGATCGCCGAGGAGACGGGGGAGACTGGAAGCGGCGCCCCGGTGGTGACGGTCAGCTGA
- a CDS encoding TetR/AcrR family transcriptional regulator C-terminal domain-containing protein gives MAAKLSRDRIIDEAFALLDDAGIDGLTVRALAGRLGVKAPALYWHVASKQDLLDQMGTEVARRVERRFADTTSGDSFAGALRGYAMILREEYLAHRDGARTFSGTRLMDPGVLRGREAALEHWTRRGLTLERIVDVVDIVTAFVVGFVIEEQERQDQARYSLRDRDEAVGDDYPLTVRAGHHGFRPSGQRFDDQLTLLLAGVAPE, from the coding sequence GTGGCCGCGAAACTGAGTCGGGACAGGATCATCGACGAGGCCTTCGCGCTGCTCGACGACGCCGGGATCGACGGACTGACGGTCCGCGCGCTCGCCGGGCGGCTCGGCGTCAAGGCGCCCGCGCTGTACTGGCACGTGGCGTCCAAGCAGGATCTGCTCGACCAGATGGGCACCGAGGTGGCCCGGCGGGTGGAGCGACGGTTCGCCGACACGACATCCGGCGATTCGTTCGCCGGGGCGTTGCGCGGCTACGCGATGATCCTCCGCGAGGAGTATCTGGCGCATCGTGACGGTGCGCGCACCTTCTCCGGGACCCGGCTGATGGACCCTGGGGTGCTGCGCGGCCGGGAAGCGGCGCTCGAGCACTGGACGCGGCGCGGCCTCACCCTGGAGCGGATCGTCGACGTCGTCGACATCGTGACGGCGTTCGTCGTCGGCTTCGTGATCGAAGAGCAGGAACGACAGGACCAGGCGCGATATTCGTTACGGGATCGGGATGAGGCGGTCGGGGACGACTACCCGCTGACCGTCCGCGCGGGTCACCACGGCTTCCGTCCGTCTGGGCAACGGTTCGACGACCAGCTCACGCTGCTGCTCGCCGGGGTGGCTCCGGAGTAA
- a CDS encoding GNAT family N-acetyltransferase produces the protein MLGLLRDRPLGSRDAAAVARALAADPVVNCMIAARVEAFGLAPRFLGGELWTASRPEDSLCFSGANLMPTAATGTQLDTFAERALSVPRQCTSVVGPQPLALGLWDRVAANWGTPREIRDCQPLLALDEPPSCPIDRQVRLVTLDDLDVYFPAAVEMFIGEVGVDPRGGDEGRSYRRRLASLISARRVYARFDGPRVVFKAEIGSMSRGVGQIQGVWVDPEFRGRGYGAAGTATVVAALARQGRVASLYVNGYNTAARETYRRVGFEQVGTFATVLID, from the coding sequence ATGCTCGGACTGCTGCGTGACCGGCCGCTCGGCTCCCGCGATGCCGCGGCCGTCGCCCGGGCGCTCGCGGCCGACCCGGTGGTCAACTGCATGATCGCGGCCCGCGTCGAGGCCTTCGGCCTGGCGCCCCGCTTCCTGGGCGGGGAACTGTGGACCGCCTCGCGCCCGGAGGACTCGCTCTGCTTCTCCGGAGCCAACCTGATGCCGACCGCGGCCACCGGCACCCAGCTCGACACCTTCGCCGAGCGCGCGCTGTCCGTCCCCCGGCAGTGCACGTCCGTCGTCGGCCCGCAGCCGCTCGCGCTCGGCCTGTGGGACCGGGTCGCCGCGAACTGGGGCACGCCCCGCGAGATCCGCGACTGCCAGCCGCTGCTGGCGCTCGACGAACCGCCGTCGTGCCCGATCGACCGTCAGGTCCGGCTGGTGACGCTCGACGACCTCGACGTCTACTTCCCGGCGGCCGTGGAGATGTTCATCGGCGAGGTCGGTGTGGATCCGCGCGGCGGCGACGAGGGCCGGTCGTACCGGCGGCGCCTGGCGTCGCTGATCTCGGCCCGCCGGGTGTACGCCCGGTTCGACGGCCCGCGCGTGGTGTTCAAGGCCGAGATCGGGTCGATGTCGCGCGGTGTCGGGCAGATCCAGGGCGTGTGGGTGGATCCGGAGTTCCGCGGGCGCGGATACGGTGCGGCCGGTACCGCCACCGTCGTCGCGGCGCTCGCCCGCCAGGGCCGCGTCGCGAGCCTGTACGTGAACGGCTACAACACCGCCGCGCGCGAGACCTATCGGCGCGTCGGCTTCGAACAGGTCGGCACCTTCGCGACGGTGCTCATCGATTGA
- a CDS encoding CoA-acylating methylmalonate-semialdehyde dehydrogenase produces MSTTFETAEPVLVGHWIDGRPAYSDAAVARFDVYCPATGEITKQVPAGTAEDARAAVAAAAAAFPAWSAIPPHIRARVMFSFREKLFGDIDRLAAIISDEHGKVLDDARGEVLRGIEVVEYACGIPELLKGEFTDSIGRGVDGMSLRQPLGVVAGVVPFNFPAMVPLWMFPIALACGNTFVLKPSEKVPTLAMEMAQLLKEAGLPDGVFNIVHGGREVVDTLITHPDVEAVSFVGSTPVAEHVYKTGSDAGKRVQALGGAKNHLVVMPDADVDNVVSALIGSAFGSAGERCMAISVVVPIGDEIGDAVRDALVARIAELRVGPGTEPGVEMGPLITAAHRERVVSYIEAGVAEGAELVVDGRSGRTDRGFFLGASLFDRVTPDMRIYREEIFGPVLSIVRASSFTDALELVNAHEFGNGASLFTADGRAAQMFISQAKAGMIGVNVPIPVPMAFHSFGGWKRSLFGDHHIHGREGVRFYTRYKAATVRWPEAGSAAAEFVMPTSK; encoded by the coding sequence ATGTCTACCACTTTCGAAACAGCCGAACCGGTCCTCGTCGGGCATTGGATCGACGGCCGCCCGGCATACTCCGATGCGGCGGTCGCTCGATTCGACGTGTACTGCCCCGCGACCGGAGAGATCACCAAGCAAGTTCCGGCAGGAACGGCCGAGGACGCCAGGGCCGCCGTCGCCGCGGCGGCTGCCGCTTTCCCCGCCTGGTCGGCTATCCCCCCGCACATTCGCGCCCGCGTCATGTTCTCCTTCCGGGAGAAGCTGTTCGGTGACATCGACCGCCTCGCCGCGATCATCTCCGACGAACACGGTAAAGTGCTCGACGACGCAAGGGGCGAGGTGCTTCGCGGAATCGAGGTCGTCGAATACGCCTGCGGCATTCCGGAGCTGTTGAAAGGCGAATTCACCGATAGCATCGGACGCGGAGTCGATGGCATGTCCCTGCGGCAGCCCCTCGGGGTCGTCGCGGGCGTGGTGCCTTTCAACTTTCCGGCGATGGTTCCGCTGTGGATGTTCCCCATCGCCCTCGCTTGTGGAAACACCTTCGTGCTCAAACCGTCCGAAAAGGTGCCCACTCTCGCCATGGAGATGGCGCAGCTGCTCAAGGAAGCCGGGCTTCCCGACGGTGTCTTCAACATCGTCCACGGCGGTCGCGAAGTCGTGGACACGCTGATCACCCATCCCGATGTCGAAGCCGTCAGTTTCGTCGGGTCCACCCCGGTAGCCGAGCATGTGTACAAGACCGGGAGCGACGCTGGAAAGCGCGTCCAGGCGCTCGGCGGAGCGAAGAACCACCTGGTGGTGATGCCTGATGCGGACGTGGACAACGTGGTCTCGGCGCTCATCGGTTCGGCGTTCGGCTCCGCGGGCGAGCGCTGCATGGCGATCTCCGTCGTGGTTCCGATCGGCGACGAGATCGGCGATGCGGTCCGGGATGCGCTCGTCGCGCGGATCGCGGAGCTGCGTGTCGGTCCCGGGACCGAGCCTGGGGTGGAGATGGGGCCGCTGATCACCGCCGCGCACCGCGAGCGAGTGGTGTCCTACATCGAGGCCGGCGTCGCGGAAGGAGCCGAGCTCGTCGTCGACGGCCGGAGCGGACGAACCGATCGTGGCTTCTTCCTCGGCGCGTCGTTGTTCGACCGTGTCACTCCGGACATGCGGATCTATCGCGAAGAGATCTTCGGTCCGGTTCTCAGCATCGTCCGAGCGTCGTCGTTCACCGACGCTCTGGAGCTGGTCAACGCGCACGAATTCGGAAACGGCGCGTCGTTGTTCACTGCCGATGGGCGTGCCGCACAGATGTTCATCAGCCAAGCGAAGGCAGGCATGATCGGCGTCAACGTTCCCATTCCGGTGCCGATGGCGTTTCATTCGTTCGGGGGCTGGAAGCGTTCATTGTTCGGCGATCACCACATCCACGGTAGGGAAGGGGTGCGGTTCTACACGCGATACAAGGCGGCGACGGTGCGCTGGCCGGAGGCCGGATCGGCGGCGGCGGAGTTCGTCATGCCGACCTCGAAGTAG
- a CDS encoding DUF2631 domain-containing protein → MASTEVETVDTGWVREDPDAPSARFGWSGTAPRTYAIASFVCGLICFAMLRGNHVGHVEDIWLIAIGIVLVVWPIWALRPRKTWKRA, encoded by the coding sequence GTGGCAAGCACCGAGGTCGAAACCGTCGATACCGGCTGGGTCCGGGAGGATCCGGACGCGCCGTCCGCGCGCTTCGGCTGGTCGGGCACGGCACCGCGCACCTACGCGATCGCGTCGTTCGTCTGCGGTCTGATCTGCTTTGCGATGCTCCGCGGCAACCACGTCGGCCACGTCGAGGACATCTGGCTGATCGCGATCGGCATCGTCCTGGTCGTCTGGCCGATCTGGGCGCTGCGCCCGCGGAAGACCTGGAAGCGCGCCTAG
- a CDS encoding helix-turn-helix domain-containing protein gives MSDRSDSSRTRPEPADGVLKASWQRSQLAGLDPAMPMDPPVRSGIDIESRLFRSAEPVLERIRGEIAGERLSVMLVGDQAEMLTTVNGCSEIDAVVERIGARPGAIWREDTTGTNALATPFETRRPFFVKGRQHYVEGLHDYSCYGRPIFNPLTSRLIGVLDVMTEAGSESALMRPFIDTAIMEIERSIRESAGSRTKAVIGAFEAAATHPAAIVVAVSSSAVLQSAAAARVLTSSDITMLRDLAAGLRGRTSTDVELANGGSAAVNLEAISGTDGVLVRIQARQRPFVPRSAEPLRGWSPVQQWIDEFQESAAAAAIVGEGGSGRSTALKSAVGARRHCRVDGRLDDPARVGEKLRSLVRAGGRDLIAIDDLDQLSAQALADVERLLSMGVQIVATSEKPGAENGPLHRILDLFDHRQNLPALRDCRSEIVSTLNELAGPGVRYRFTPQATRILESYSWPGNHRQLAAVTRSLAALRGTLIDVADLPPELRSKATTKAMTPWQQASCDALIRAMEICHGNKAHAADYLGISRSTLYHHIKEYGIVV, from the coding sequence ATGAGTGACAGGTCTGATTCGTCGCGGACGAGGCCGGAGCCTGCCGATGGTGTGCTCAAGGCGTCGTGGCAGCGCTCTCAGCTGGCCGGACTCGATCCCGCCATGCCGATGGACCCGCCGGTCAGATCGGGCATCGACATCGAGAGCCGGTTGTTCCGGTCGGCGGAGCCGGTCTTGGAGCGGATCCGCGGTGAGATCGCCGGCGAACGGCTGTCCGTGATGCTGGTCGGCGACCAGGCAGAGATGCTGACGACCGTCAATGGCTGTTCCGAGATCGATGCCGTGGTCGAGCGGATCGGTGCTCGGCCCGGTGCCATCTGGCGCGAAGACACCACCGGGACCAACGCTCTCGCGACCCCGTTCGAGACCCGCCGCCCCTTCTTCGTGAAGGGGCGTCAGCACTATGTCGAGGGCCTTCACGACTACAGCTGCTACGGGAGGCCGATCTTCAATCCGCTGACGAGTCGACTGATCGGCGTGCTGGACGTGATGACCGAGGCTGGTTCCGAGTCCGCGCTGATGCGTCCATTCATCGACACTGCGATCATGGAGATCGAGCGGAGTATTCGGGAAAGCGCAGGAAGCCGTACAAAAGCGGTGATCGGTGCTTTCGAAGCCGCGGCAACCCACCCTGCCGCGATCGTGGTCGCCGTGTCGTCGTCGGCGGTACTCCAGAGTGCTGCGGCGGCGCGGGTGCTCACATCATCGGACATCACCATGCTCCGGGACCTGGCTGCGGGTCTTCGAGGACGGACCAGCACCGACGTCGAACTCGCCAACGGCGGCTCGGCCGCAGTGAATCTGGAAGCCATTTCGGGCACGGACGGCGTTCTTGTGCGGATACAGGCGCGGCAGCGGCCGTTTGTGCCGCGTTCGGCGGAGCCGCTGCGCGGGTGGTCTCCGGTGCAGCAGTGGATCGACGAGTTCCAGGAGTCGGCGGCGGCGGCGGCGATCGTCGGCGAGGGCGGTAGCGGCCGGTCGACAGCACTGAAGAGTGCGGTCGGAGCGCGGCGGCATTGCCGCGTCGATGGTCGCCTTGACGATCCGGCGAGGGTCGGCGAGAAGCTTCGGAGTCTCGTGCGCGCCGGTGGCCGAGATCTGATCGCGATCGACGACCTCGATCAATTGTCGGCGCAGGCGTTGGCCGACGTGGAGCGGTTACTCTCGATGGGAGTGCAGATCGTGGCGACCAGCGAGAAGCCGGGGGCAGAGAACGGTCCGCTCCATCGAATTCTGGATTTGTTCGACCACAGGCAGAATCTCCCGGCGCTCCGAGACTGCCGCTCGGAGATCGTTTCGACGCTCAACGAGTTGGCCGGGCCGGGAGTGCGGTACCGGTTCACCCCGCAGGCGACGCGGATTCTCGAGTCATACTCGTGGCCCGGGAATCATCGGCAATTGGCTGCTGTCACACGATCATTGGCGGCCTTGCGCGGCACCCTTATCGACGTCGCCGACCTGCCTCCGGAGCTCCGTTCGAAGGCGACAACGAAGGCGATGACCCCTTGGCAGCAGGCCAGCTGCGACGCGCTCATCCGAGCGATGGAAATCTGTCACGGAAACAAGGCTCACGCCGCTGACTATCTGGGAATCAGTCGGAGCACCCTTTATCACCACATCAAGGAGTACGGCATCGTCGTGTAG
- a CDS encoding site-2 protease family protein — MSFALGIVVFALALLISIAWHELGHMWAAQATGMKVRRYFVGFGPTLWSTRRGETEYGVKAIPLGGFCDIAGMTPHEEMTPDERERAMYRQSTWKRLVVLLAGPAQNFILGIVLVLIVGLSWGLPILGDKPVHATTVGCVAPTQDATGKLADCTGDGPANAAGLRPGDRLVAVNGHSVADDTDLVHRVQASSGDVVLTVERDGRRQDLTVPVTRVQRMTKDADGSLRPVTVGAIGVGLHVDYVRHYDLASIWGGAASFTGDLFTQTWDALIGLPSKVGALWTAVTGGPRDPDTPVSVYGASVIGGEAVDHGYWDVFFLLLISVNFFLGAFNLIPLLPLDGGHMAIALFEKLRNTVRGWFGRAPAGPVDYYKLLPLTYAVVAVMGAFMVLTLTADIVNPIKVF; from the coding sequence GTGAGCTTCGCCCTCGGCATCGTGGTGTTCGCGCTGGCCCTGCTCATCTCGATCGCCTGGCACGAACTCGGTCACATGTGGGCGGCGCAGGCGACCGGGATGAAGGTCCGCCGCTACTTCGTCGGGTTCGGTCCCACGCTGTGGTCCACCCGCCGCGGCGAGACCGAGTACGGTGTCAAGGCGATCCCGCTCGGCGGTTTCTGCGACATCGCCGGGATGACCCCGCACGAGGAGATGACGCCCGACGAGCGGGAACGCGCGATGTACCGGCAGTCGACGTGGAAGCGGCTCGTGGTGCTGCTCGCCGGCCCGGCCCAGAACTTCATCCTCGGCATCGTGCTGGTGCTGATCGTGGGCCTCAGCTGGGGTCTGCCGATCCTCGGCGACAAGCCGGTCCACGCGACGACGGTCGGCTGTGTGGCGCCCACCCAGGACGCGACGGGAAAGCTGGCCGACTGCACCGGTGACGGGCCCGCGAACGCGGCCGGGCTGCGGCCCGGCGATCGGCTGGTCGCGGTGAACGGGCACTCCGTCGCCGACGACACCGACCTGGTCCACCGCGTGCAGGCCTCGTCCGGGGACGTGGTGCTGACCGTCGAACGCGACGGCCGGCGACAGGATCTGACGGTGCCGGTGACCCGGGTCCAGCGCATGACGAAGGACGCGGACGGGTCGCTGCGTCCGGTCACCGTCGGCGCCATCGGCGTCGGGCTGCACGTCGACTACGTGCGGCACTACGACCTCGCGAGCATCTGGGGCGGTGCGGCGTCGTTCACCGGCGACCTCTTCACCCAGACCTGGGACGCCCTGATCGGGCTGCCGTCGAAGGTCGGCGCGCTGTGGACCGCGGTGACCGGCGGTCCGCGCGACCCGGACACCCCGGTCAGCGTCTACGGCGCCTCGGTGATCGGCGGTGAAGCCGTCGACCACGGCTACTGGGACGTCTTCTTCCTGCTGCTGATCAGCGTCAACTTCTTCCTCGGCGCGTTCAACCTGATTCCGCTGCTTCCGCTTGACGGCGGCCACATGGCCATCGCCCTGTTCGAGAAGCTGCGCAACACCGTGCGCGGCTGGTTCGGCCGCGCCCCGGCCGGCCCGGTCGACTACTACAAGCTGTTGCCGCTGACGTACGCGGTGGTCGCGGTGATGGGCGCGTTCATGGTGCTCACCCTCACCGCCGACATCGTCAACCCCATCAAAGTGTTCTAG